Proteins from one Xenorhabdus griffiniae genomic window:
- the fliZ gene encoding flagella biosynthesis regulatory protein FliZ, with product MSITTQKKRPLSRYIKDYKHSQTHCLHCHKTLDRISLVFNGQVINKEAISEMTELVDDKTWNELQGKFVALCRFCSEIYCNSQTDYFDIMSFKQYLFEQTEMSHSTVREYVVRLRRLDELLTSSNYPTSEFTTEKIQEKLSEKLSQSAFSNYNIALRKYEQYLSWQQNGH from the coding sequence ATGTCTATTACAACACAAAAGAAACGGCCTCTTAGCCGTTATATCAAAGATTATAAACACAGCCAGACTCATTGTCTGCACTGTCATAAAACCCTTGACCGTATTTCGCTGGTTTTTAACGGTCAGGTCATCAATAAAGAAGCGATTTCTGAGATGACTGAGTTGGTGGATGACAAAACCTGGAATGAATTGCAGGGTAAATTCGTGGCGTTGTGCCGCTTTTGTAGTGAAATTTATTGCAATAGCCAGACTGATTATTTCGACATTATGTCATTTAAACAGTATCTGTTTGAGCAAACGGAGATGAGTCACAGTACTGTGCGTGAGTATGTGGTTCGTTTAAGGCGTTTGGATGAATTGCTGACTTCAAGTAATTATCCGACCAGTGAATTTACCACAGAAAAAATTCAGGAAAAACTCAGCGAAAAATTATCCCAATCTGCTTTCAGCAATTACAATATTGCACTGCGTAAATATGAACAATATCTGAGTTGGCAACAGAACGGTCATTGA
- a CDS encoding flagellin has protein sequence MASVINTNYSSLLAQNNLTRSKGTLGTAIERLSSGLRINSAKDDAAGQAIANRFTANVKGLNQAARNANDGISIAQTTEGALNEINNNLQRIRELTVQSTNGTNSESDKKSIQEEVTQRLAEIDRISEQTQFNGVKVLSGEVTEMKVQVGANDGEIIKIDLKKIDKGELGLGEFRVALEQTDAQKAAVKAEEEKVKNAEKELAAASPADKATAQGKLDTAQKSLEKAQAAGQPATEKPLTKIDEALSKVDSLRSSLGAVQNRLESTVNNLNNTVNNLEAARSRIQDADYATEVSNMSRGNILQQAGTSVLAQANQVPQTVLSLLR, from the coding sequence ATGGCATCAGTCATTAATACTAACTACTCCTCTCTGCTGGCGCAAAATAACCTGACCAGATCTAAAGGTACTCTGGGTACTGCTATTGAACGTCTGTCTTCTGGTTTACGTATTAACAGCGCGAAGGATGACGCTGCTGGTCAAGCGATCGCTAACCGTTTTACTGCTAACGTTAAAGGTCTGAATCAAGCTGCCCGTAACGCTAACGACGGTATCTCCATTGCCCAGACTACCGAAGGTGCTTTGAACGAAATCAATAACAACCTGCAACGTATCCGTGAACTGACTGTTCAGTCTACAAATGGTACAAACTCTGAAAGTGACAAGAAATCCATCCAGGAAGAAGTTACTCAGCGTCTGGCGGAAATTGACCGTATATCTGAACAAACTCAGTTCAATGGCGTGAAGGTATTGAGTGGCGAAGTAACTGAAATGAAGGTTCAGGTTGGTGCTAATGATGGTGAAATTATCAAGATTGACTTGAAAAAAATTGATAAAGGAGAACTAGGTCTGGGTGAGTTTAGAGTTGCACTCGAACAAACTGATGCACAGAAAGCAGCAGTAAAGGCAGAAGAAGAAAAAGTAAAAAACGCTGAGAAAGAATTAGCAGCCGCATCTCCCGCTGACAAAGCTACTGCACAAGGAAAGCTTGATACAGCACAAAAATCTCTTGAAAAAGCACAAGCAGCAGGGCAACCAGCTACAGAAAAGCCATTGACTAAAATAGACGAAGCTTTGTCTAAAGTTGACAGCCTGCGCAGCTCCTTAGGTGCAGTTCAAAACCGTCTGGAATCCACTGTTAACAACCTGAACAACACTGTTAACAACCTGGAAGCAGCAAGAAGTCGTATCCAAGACGCTGACTACGCAACTGAAGTTTCCAATATGAGCCGTGGTAACATCCTGCAACAGGCGGGTACTTCTGTTCTGGCACAAGCGAACCAGGTTCCACAAACCGTTCTGTCTCTGCTGCGTTAA
- the putA gene encoding trifunctional transcriptional regulator/proline dehydrogenase/L-glutamate gamma-semialdehyde dehydrogenase — translation MGSTTMGVKLDEATRNRIKAAAQRIERTPHWLIKQAIFNYLERLENEGKLPEISAGQDNKEEMISEVESQIEAPYQPFLDFAEHILPQSVKRSAITAAYRLPETQAVPMLLQRAQLSEEQAKAAHKLAYSIAEKLRQQKQGIGRSGLVQGLLQEFSLSSQEGVALMCLAEALLRIPDKATRDALIRDKISNGNWHSHLGQSPSMFVNAATWGLLFTGKLVSTHNEAKLSKSLNRIISKSGEPLVRKGVDMAMRLMGEQFVTGETIAQALANARKLEEKGFRYSYDMLGEAALTEEDAQAYMVSYQQAIHAIGKASNGRGIYEGPGISIKLSALHPRYSRAQYERVIEELYPRLLSLTLQARQYDIGINIDAEEADRLEISLDLLEKLCFEPKLEGWNGIGFVIQAYQKRCPFVIDSIIDLAQRSRHRLMIRLVKGAYWDSEIKRAQIDGLEDYPVYTRKVYTDVSYLACARKLLAVPNLIYPQFATHNAHTLSAIYHLAGQNYYPGQYEFQCLHGMGEPLYEHVVGKISEGKLNRPCRIYAPVGTHETLLAYLVRRLLENGANTSFVNRIADTSLPIDELVSDPVKIVQELAQNEGQIGLSHPKIPLPRDLYGKNRVNSLGLDLSNEHRLASLSSALLSSSIETWNSEPLLGGDYQPTGELPATKPVNNPAINADIVGYVREATEQEVSHALDVATDAGAIWFATPPSERAAILVRAAELMENDLQSLLGILVREAGKTFNNAIAEVREAVDFLHYYASQVRQDFANDTHRPLGPVVCISPWNFPLAIFTGQIAAALAAGNSVLAKPAEQTPLIAAVAVKILHQAGIPRDVLQLLPGQGETVGALLVGDERVRGVMFTGSTAVASLLQRNIAGRLDAQGRPTPLIAETGGLNAMIVDSSALTEQVVTDVIASAFDSAGQRCSALRILCVQEDVAERTIAMLKGAMAECRMGNTEHLFTDIGPVIDAEAKAGIERHIQTMRSKGRTIYQAAYENATDSQEWSQGTFVKPTLIELESFDELKKEIFGPVLHVVRFKRNELDKLLDQINATGYGLTLGIHTRIDETIAQVTGKAKVGNIYVNRNMVGAVVGVQPFGGEGLSGTGPKAGGPLYLYRLLSQRPLNAASQTLERQDTEYELDAKARVDLHTPFYKLADWATEQNNEALSQVIQEYSLLAQGGTIRLLPGPTGERNTYTLLPRGYVLCLADNEQDALVQLAAVLSVGCQALWEKDELHQGLQRQLPNEIHQHIHWVNDWQHEETAMAAVIYHGDCDQLRRVCEVIAQRKGPIISVQGFARGETNLLLERLLHERSLSVNTAAAGGNASLMTIG, via the coding sequence ATGGGTAGTACCACTATGGGTGTAAAGCTCGATGAAGCAACGCGTAATCGAATCAAAGCCGCAGCACAACGAATTGAACGCACACCACACTGGCTAATTAAGCAAGCCATTTTTAATTATCTTGAACGTCTGGAGAATGAGGGAAAGCTCCCAGAAATATCAGCAGGTCAGGATAACAAAGAAGAAATGATTTCCGAAGTAGAATCACAGATTGAGGCGCCTTATCAACCATTTCTGGATTTTGCCGAACATATTTTGCCCCAATCGGTGAAACGTTCTGCAATTACTGCGGCCTATCGCCTCCCCGAAACTCAAGCGGTTCCTATGCTGCTGCAACGCGCACAGCTATCAGAGGAGCAAGCGAAGGCAGCTCATAAACTCGCCTATTCTATTGCCGAAAAGCTGCGTCAACAAAAACAGGGTATTGGCCGCTCAGGTTTGGTTCAGGGATTACTGCAAGAGTTTTCACTTTCTTCACAAGAAGGTGTGGCATTGATGTGCCTCGCCGAAGCCTTGTTACGTATCCCCGACAAAGCCACCCGTGATGCCTTGATCCGCGATAAAATCAGCAACGGCAACTGGCACTCTCATTTAGGCCAAAGCCCCTCCATGTTTGTCAATGCGGCAACGTGGGGGTTGTTGTTCACTGGTAAGCTGGTGTCCACCCATAATGAAGCCAAGTTATCCAAATCCTTAAACCGTATTATCAGCAAAAGCGGCGAGCCGCTGGTACGCAAGGGTGTGGATATGGCGATGCGCCTGATGGGTGAGCAATTTGTGACGGGAGAAACCATTGCCCAAGCTCTTGCTAATGCGCGCAAGTTGGAGGAAAAAGGCTTCCGTTATTCTTATGACATGCTCGGCGAAGCCGCATTAACCGAAGAAGATGCGCAAGCTTATATGGTTTCCTATCAGCAAGCGATCCACGCCATTGGCAAGGCATCAAATGGCCGTGGTATTTATGAGGGGCCAGGCATTTCCATCAAACTTTCTGCCCTGCACCCGCGTTACAGCCGTGCTCAATACGAACGTGTTATTGAGGAACTCTATCCTCGTCTGCTTTCCCTAACCTTACAGGCTCGCCAATACGATATCGGTATCAATATTGATGCTGAGGAAGCCGATCGTCTGGAAATTTCCCTCGATTTGCTGGAAAAATTGTGTTTCGAGCCAAAATTGGAAGGCTGGAACGGTATTGGTTTTGTCATTCAGGCTTACCAGAAACGCTGTCCTTTCGTCATTGACAGCATTATTGATTTGGCACAACGCAGTCGTCACAGATTGATGATCCGGCTGGTGAAAGGGGCTTATTGGGATAGTGAAATTAAACGTGCTCAAATCGATGGTCTGGAAGATTATCCGGTCTATACCCGTAAGGTGTATACCGACGTTTCTTACCTTGCCTGTGCCCGCAAACTGCTCGCTGTCCCTAATCTGATCTATCCACAATTTGCTACCCATAACGCACATACTTTATCCGCCATTTATCACCTGGCCGGGCAAAACTATTATCCGGGACAATATGAATTCCAATGTCTGCATGGCATGGGGGAGCCGCTTTATGAGCATGTTGTCGGCAAAATTTCAGAAGGTAAACTCAATCGTCCATGCCGTATTTACGCTCCTGTAGGCACACACGAAACACTACTGGCTTATTTGGTGCGCCGTTTGCTGGAAAATGGGGCTAATACGTCGTTTGTTAATCGCATTGCTGATACGTCACTACCGATTGATGAACTGGTCTCTGATCCGGTAAAAATTGTACAGGAATTAGCCCAAAACGAAGGGCAAATCGGCCTGTCGCATCCCAAAATCCCTCTGCCACGTGATTTATACGGCAAAAACCGTGTTAATTCATTGGGATTAGATCTCTCCAATGAACATCGTTTAGCTTCTCTTTCCAGCGCCCTGCTCAGTTCTTCAATAGAAACGTGGAACAGCGAACCCTTGTTAGGTGGTGATTACCAACCGACAGGAGAACTGCCTGCAACTAAGCCGGTGAATAATCCCGCCATAAATGCCGACATTGTGGGTTATGTTCGTGAAGCCACTGAACAAGAAGTCAGCCACGCGCTGGATGTGGCTACCGATGCCGGCGCAATTTGGTTTGCCACTCCCCCTTCAGAACGGGCCGCAATTTTAGTGCGTGCAGCGGAGTTGATGGAAAATGACCTGCAATCTTTACTCGGTATTCTGGTTCGTGAAGCGGGTAAAACATTCAACAATGCAATTGCCGAAGTGCGCGAAGCCGTAGATTTTCTCCATTATTACGCGAGTCAGGTTCGCCAAGATTTCGCTAATGATACCCACCGCCCACTGGGACCTGTTGTGTGTATCAGCCCGTGGAACTTCCCGCTGGCAATTTTCACCGGCCAAATTGCCGCTGCATTGGCAGCAGGTAATAGTGTTCTGGCAAAACCCGCAGAGCAAACGCCACTTATTGCCGCCGTTGCGGTAAAAATATTGCACCAAGCGGGCATTCCTCGCGATGTGCTGCAACTACTGCCCGGACAAGGGGAAACGGTGGGAGCGCTGCTGGTTGGTGATGAACGTGTACGCGGTGTGATGTTTACCGGCTCTACCGCAGTTGCCAGCTTGTTACAACGCAATATTGCTGGCCGTCTTGATGCACAAGGGCGCCCGACACCGTTAATCGCAGAAACCGGTGGTCTGAATGCCATGATCGTCGATTCTTCCGCTTTGACCGAGCAAGTTGTTACCGATGTCATTGCTTCTGCTTTTGACAGTGCAGGCCAGCGCTGTTCAGCCTTGCGTATCCTGTGCGTTCAGGAAGATGTCGCTGAAAGGACTATCGCTATGCTGAAAGGAGCGATGGCTGAATGCCGGATGGGTAATACTGAGCACTTATTCACAGATATTGGCCCTGTCATTGATGCAGAAGCAAAAGCGGGTATCGAACGTCATATCCAAACCATGCGTAGCAAAGGTCGGACGATTTATCAGGCGGCATATGAAAATGCCACCGATAGCCAGGAGTGGTCACAAGGCACTTTCGTCAAACCAACGCTTATCGAGTTGGAAAGCTTCGACGAATTGAAAAAAGAAATTTTCGGGCCAGTCCTGCATGTTGTCCGTTTTAAACGTAATGAGTTGGATAAACTGCTGGATCAGATCAACGCTACGGGTTATGGCTTGACGCTGGGGATCCACACTCGTATCGATGAAACCATCGCCCAAGTCACAGGCAAAGCAAAAGTCGGCAACATATATGTCAACCGCAATATGGTTGGTGCCGTCGTTGGCGTGCAGCCATTTGGTGGCGAAGGTTTATCAGGCACAGGGCCAAAAGCCGGTGGGCCGCTGTATTTGTATCGCTTACTGTCACAACGCCCTCTCAATGCCGCCAGCCAAACCCTGGAGCGACAGGATACAGAGTATGAACTTGATGCCAAAGCCCGTGTTGATCTGCACACGCCTTTCTACAAACTGGCAGATTGGGCAACCGAACAAAATAATGAAGCATTATCCCAGGTGATTCAGGAATACAGTTTACTGGCACAAGGTGGAACAATACGCTTATTACCAGGACCAACCGGAGAGCGTAATACTTATACCCTATTACCACGTGGTTATGTTCTTTGCCTTGCAGACAACGAACAGGATGCATTGGTGCAATTAGCCGCAGTACTCTCTGTCGGTTGTCAGGCTCTTTGGGAGAAAGATGAACTGCATCAAGGGCTACAACGCCAGTTACCGAATGAAATTCACCAACATATCCATTGGGTTAATGATTGGCAGCATGAAGAAACAGCGATGGCAGCGGTTATTTATCATGGCGATTGCGATCAATTGCGCCGAGTATGTGAAGTGATTGCCCAACGTAAAGGGCCGATTATCTCCGTCCAGGGTTTTGCCCGTGGTGAAACTAATTTGCTGCTAGAGCGCTTACTGCATGAACGTTCATTAAGTGTTAATACGGCGGCAGCAGGCGGTAATGCGAGCTTGATGACAATTGGTTAA
- a CDS encoding RNA polymerase sigma factor FliA, with product MSDLYTAEGVMDKNSLWKRYVPLVRHEALRLQVRLPANVELDDLLQAGGIGLLNAVERFDSMQGTAFTTYAVQRIRGAMLDELRSRDWAPRSVRRNAREVTQTIRKLEQELGRPASEQEVAKELKINLIEYRQILLDTNNSQLFSYDEWHEIHGESCEPVIEEEHEANPLQQLLEGDLRQRVIEVIESLPEREKMVLTLYYQEELNLKEIGAVLNVGESRVSQLHSQAIKRLRARLNPEK from the coding sequence GTGAGCGATTTGTATACCGCCGAAGGCGTGATGGACAAAAATAGCCTCTGGAAGCGCTATGTACCACTAGTTCGCCATGAAGCATTGAGGCTACAGGTCAGATTGCCTGCCAACGTAGAACTCGATGACTTACTTCAGGCCGGTGGCATAGGCTTACTGAATGCAGTGGAGCGGTTTGATTCCATGCAGGGAACCGCCTTTACCACCTATGCGGTACAGCGCATCAGAGGTGCAATGTTGGATGAGTTGAGGAGCCGTGATTGGGCTCCGCGTAGTGTGCGGCGTAACGCACGTGAAGTCACGCAGACCATCCGTAAACTTGAGCAAGAGTTAGGCCGTCCAGCCAGTGAGCAGGAAGTTGCTAAAGAATTAAAGATTAATCTGATAGAATATCGGCAAATACTGTTAGACACGAATAACAGTCAACTGTTTTCTTATGACGAATGGCACGAAATTCACGGTGAAAGCTGTGAACCAGTGATTGAGGAGGAGCATGAGGCAAACCCTCTGCAACAATTACTGGAAGGTGATCTTCGTCAGCGGGTTATCGAGGTCATAGAATCGTTACCTGAACGGGAAAAGATGGTTCTTACGTTGTACTATCAGGAAGAACTGAATCTTAAAGAGATCGGCGCGGTGCTTAATGTGGGAGAATCCCGCGTAAGTCAGCTTCACAGCCAGGCAATAAAAAGGTTGAGGGCGCGCTTGAATCCAGAGAAGTAA
- the putP gene encoding sodium/proline symporter PutP has translation MTVNSPMLITFIIYIAGMLLIGFAAYRSTKNFDDYILGGRKLGSVVTALSAGASDMSGWLLMGLPGVIFFSGISESWIALGCLLGAYLNWRWVAGRLRVHTEINNNALTLPDYFTHRFEDRSKILRIISALVILIFFTIYCASGVVAGGLLFENTFGISYEKAIWLGALATIAYTFLGGFLAVSWTDTVQATLMIFALILVPVLILLKVGGVDTAINIIEAKDPAYLDMFKGLNIIAIISLLGWGFGYFGQPHILARFMAADSHQTIHKARRISMTWMLLCLGGTVAVGFFGIAYFELYPGQAAAVSQNRERIFIELAVILFNPWLTGILLSAVLAAVMSTLSCQLLVCSSALTEDLYKAFIRTKASQKELVWVGRMMVLLVAAIAIVIATNPNNKVLALASNAWAGFGAAFGPVVLMSVLWKRMTRNGALAGMLVGAITVLVWMEYRWFSLYEIIPGFIFATIAIIVVSLLGKAPSQATQQRFADAEAHYKTK, from the coding sequence ATGACAGTAAATTCACCAATGCTCATTACCTTCATTATCTATATCGCAGGGATGTTGTTGATAGGTTTTGCGGCTTATCGTTCCACCAAGAATTTTGATGATTACATATTGGGTGGACGGAAATTAGGTAGTGTGGTAACCGCATTATCTGCTGGCGCTTCTGATATGAGTGGCTGGTTATTGATGGGATTGCCGGGGGTGATCTTTTTCTCTGGTATTTCAGAAAGTTGGATCGCATTGGGCTGTTTGCTGGGTGCATATTTGAACTGGCGTTGGGTAGCAGGCAGATTGCGTGTGCATACTGAGATAAATAATAACGCATTAACTTTACCAGACTATTTTACCCATCGTTTTGAAGACCGAAGTAAAATTCTGCGTATTATTTCCGCCCTGGTTATTCTGATTTTCTTCACCATTTATTGTGCATCGGGGGTTGTAGCTGGTGGATTATTGTTTGAAAACACGTTCGGCATCAGCTACGAAAAGGCTATCTGGCTAGGAGCATTGGCGACAATTGCCTATACCTTCCTCGGCGGCTTTTTGGCTGTGAGTTGGACGGATACAGTTCAGGCAACTTTGATGATTTTTGCCTTGATTTTGGTGCCGGTGCTGATCTTGCTTAAAGTGGGAGGTGTTGATACAGCAATCAATATCATTGAAGCCAAAGATCCGGCTTACTTGGATATGTTCAAGGGGCTGAATATCATTGCCATTATTTCCTTGTTGGGCTGGGGTTTCGGTTATTTTGGCCAACCGCATATTTTGGCACGTTTTATGGCGGCAGATTCCCACCAGACTATTCATAAGGCTCGCCGTATTAGTATGACGTGGATGCTGTTATGTTTAGGAGGAACCGTGGCAGTGGGTTTCTTTGGCATTGCGTATTTTGAATTATATCCAGGACAGGCTGCTGCTGTATCGCAAAACCGTGAGCGCATTTTTATAGAACTGGCTGTCATTTTGTTCAATCCATGGCTCACGGGTATATTGTTATCTGCTGTATTGGCTGCGGTTATGAGCACCTTAAGTTGTCAGCTATTGGTTTGTTCTAGTGCACTAACGGAAGATCTGTATAAAGCATTTATCCGTACCAAGGCTAGCCAGAAAGAATTGGTATGGGTGGGGCGTATGATGGTACTGCTGGTAGCAGCTATCGCAATTGTAATTGCAACTAACCCGAATAATAAGGTGCTAGCACTGGCGAGTAATGCCTGGGCAGGATTTGGTGCAGCATTTGGCCCTGTGGTACTGATGTCAGTGCTCTGGAAGCGTATGACTCGTAACGGTGCGCTGGCTGGTATGTTGGTAGGCGCTATCACTGTACTGGTTTGGATGGAGTACCGCTGGTTTTCCCTGTATGAAATTATTCCAGGCTTTATCTTCGCGACGATTGCTATTATTGTGGTGAGCTTACTAGGAAAAGCGCCAAGTCAGGCAACACAACAGCGTTTTGCTGATGCAGAAGCGCATTATAAGACCAAATAG